One part of the Saprospiraceae bacterium genome encodes these proteins:
- a CDS encoding helix-hairpin-helix domain-containing protein: MKKNEFDSFYLSKHERIGVYLLLLVLFSLLFIPWFYQYVFPDSSQTANSTKINKLEIRSQNDTLSKNNKQSTNSWMESNLNLKKRNQLTKNEIKLFSFDPNTLSAGDAIKLGIPIKVYQNLQKYLNAGGKIKSDEQFSRIYGMDESIYARIKDSIAIPNNKITPVFKTNIRIKSIIDINIATEDELIKLPFIGEKLANRIIKYRILLGGFIKTEQLLEVYGIQDSILSILRPQLTIQEPIRKISINEIEYDQLKTHPYFGYHKAKLITNYIKQHNLIENINQLAKIEGMDSAFISKAGPYIRFD; encoded by the coding sequence GATTCCTTTTATTTGTCTAAACACGAGCGAATTGGTGTATATCTTCTTCTCCTTGTTTTATTTTCTCTGCTCTTTATTCCGTGGTTTTATCAGTATGTATTTCCGGATTCTTCACAAACAGCTAACAGTACAAAAATTAATAAATTGGAAATACGCTCTCAAAATGACACCCTTAGTAAGAATAATAAACAAAGCACTAACTCCTGGATGGAATCGAATTTGAATTTAAAAAAAAGAAATCAGCTCACTAAAAATGAAATTAAACTATTTTCTTTTGATCCGAATACTTTGAGCGCTGGTGATGCAATAAAATTAGGAATCCCAATCAAAGTTTATCAAAATTTACAAAAATATTTGAATGCCGGCGGTAAAATAAAATCCGATGAACAATTTTCGAGAATTTATGGAATGGATGAATCGATTTATGCCCGAATTAAAGATTCTATAGCCATCCCTAATAATAAAATTACACCAGTATTTAAAACAAACATCCGAATTAAAAGCATTATTGATATCAATATTGCCACGGAAGATGAACTTATTAAATTACCTTTCATAGGTGAAAAATTAGCAAATCGGATAATAAAATATAGAATCCTATTAGGTGGATTTATAAAAACGGAGCAATTGCTAGAAGTATATGGGATTCAAGATAGTATTTTATCCATCTTAAGGCCTCAATTAACAATACAAGAACCAATAAGAAAAATTTCTATAAATGAAATAGAATATGATCAATTAAAAACACATCCTTATTTTGGTTATCACAAGGCAAAATTAATTACAAATTATATTAAGCAGCATAATTTGATCGAAAACATAAATCAACTTGCCAAAATTGAAGGAATGGATAGCGCTTTTATTTCCAAAGCTGGACCTTATATCCGTTTTGATTAA
- a CDS encoding DUF3276 family protein: MENEKHIENIFSKKLRAGKRRTYFFDIRKTKSEDFFISITESTRKFNGDGYERHKIFIYKEDFNRFIENLQEVVDQIKTNYLPDFDYDAFAKRDEEWENLKEEEKSKEDPIAW, translated from the coding sequence GTGGAAAACGAGAAACATATTGAAAATATATTTTCAAAAAAGCTTCGTGCTGGTAAGAGAAGAACTTATTTCTTTGATATTCGCAAAACAAAGTCGGAGGACTTTTTCATATCTATTACAGAAAGCACTCGAAAATTCAATGGAGATGGATATGAAAGGCATAAAATTTTCATTTATAAAGAAGACTTTAATCGTTTTATAGAAAACTTACAAGAAGTTGTTGATCAAATCAAAACTAATTATTTACCGGATTTTGATTATGATGCATTTGCCAAACGAGATGAAGAATGGGAAAATTTAAAAGAAGAAGAAAAATCTAAAGAAGATCCAATTGCCTGGTAA
- a CDS encoding ABC transporter ATP-binding protein — protein MRHLFTLNHYFLKYKQKLLLGILFVILSNIFRVLQPQAIREALNKILEYLKSDQTSANASELSQQLMKFGLYIFGFAILMGIFMFMMRQTIIVMSRLIEYDLRKEVFQHYLKLDLNFYKKNKTGDLMSRITEDVNKVRMYLGPAILYGINLVSLVVIVIFTMFKVNFLLSLYTLLPLPVLSIIIYWVSNKINKKSEVIQRQLAKLTTICQESFSGIRIIKSYAMEDNWKHDLERNSLTYRNSILGLAKIDALFFPSMLLLIGLSTLITIYIGGLNVYNGTVTAGNIAEFVIYVNMLTWPVSALGWCASIVQQAEASQKRINAFLETQSSILPPEKITNPVEDLTITFDHVSFTYPESGIEAVKDLNLQIKPGSKIAIIGKTAAGKSTIAELLIRLYDPTEGKISIGGINLKSFSPDALRAAIAYVPQDVFLFSSSIKENIAFGIEALSDQKIEHAAIISEVHKEIQDLPESYHSILGERGVNLSGGQKQRISLARAMAKSSSIIILDDCLSAVDSETEQLILNHLEQELSGKTLILITQRLKQTQRMDHIFVFDHGSLVDHGSFQELIEKPGLFSQLYAIENKNDF, from the coding sequence TTGAGGCATCTTTTTACACTCAACCATTATTTTTTAAAGTATAAACAAAAACTCTTGTTGGGAATCCTATTTGTGATTCTTTCAAATATTTTTCGAGTTTTACAACCTCAGGCAATTCGGGAAGCTTTAAATAAAATTTTAGAATATCTTAAATCCGACCAAACCTCAGCAAATGCCTCTGAACTTAGTCAACAATTGATGAAATTTGGATTGTATATTTTTGGATTTGCCATACTCATGGGAATATTTATGTTTATGATGCGGCAAACAATAATTGTAATGTCCAGGCTCATTGAATACGATTTAAGGAAAGAAGTATTTCAACATTATCTTAAACTTGATCTAAACTTTTATAAAAAGAATAAAACAGGTGATTTAATGTCAAGAATTACGGAAGATGTAAATAAAGTAAGAATGTATTTGGGACCTGCCATATTATATGGTATCAATCTAGTTAGTTTGGTTGTGATTGTAATCTTTACGATGTTTAAAGTAAACTTTTTATTATCCCTTTATACCTTATTACCATTGCCTGTGCTTTCCATAATTATTTATTGGGTTAGCAATAAAATTAATAAAAAAAGTGAAGTTATACAAAGGCAACTTGCGAAATTAACAACCATCTGTCAAGAATCATTCAGTGGTATTCGCATTATTAAATCTTATGCAATGGAAGATAATTGGAAGCATGATTTAGAGCGCAATTCTCTTACCTACAGGAATTCAATATTGGGCTTAGCAAAAATTGATGCTTTATTTTTTCCCTCTATGCTGCTATTGATTGGCTTAAGCACTTTAATCACAATCTATATTGGGGGATTAAATGTTTATAATGGGACTGTTACTGCAGGGAATATTGCTGAATTTGTAATTTATGTAAATATGCTTACTTGGCCTGTTTCGGCTTTAGGTTGGTGTGCTTCTATCGTTCAACAGGCAGAAGCTTCGCAAAAACGAATCAATGCTTTTTTAGAAACTCAATCTAGCATCCTTCCTCCAGAAAAAATCACAAACCCTGTTGAAGATTTAACAATTACATTTGATCATGTCTCATTTACATATCCTGAGTCTGGCATTGAAGCCGTTAAAGATTTAAATCTTCAAATAAAACCAGGCTCAAAAATCGCGATAATTGGTAAGACAGCTGCTGGAAAATCCACGATTGCTGAATTACTGATTCGCTTATATGACCCAACAGAGGGTAAAATATCTATTGGAGGAATCAATTTGAAAAGCTTCAGTCCAGACGCATTAAGAGCTGCTATAGCTTATGTACCCCAAGATGTATTTTTATTTTCTTCTTCCATTAAAGAAAATATTGCTTTTGGAATTGAAGCGCTTTCAGATCAAAAAATTGAACATGCCGCTATAATTTCTGAAGTTCATAAAGAAATTCAAGACCTGCCTGAATCTTACCATAGCATCCTGGGAGAACGTGGAGTGAACCTGTCTGGAGGTCAAAAACAACGCATTAGTTTGGCCCGTGCAATGGCCAAATCATCCTCGATAATTATTCTAGATGATTGTTTGTCAGCGGTTGATTCGGAAACTGAACAACTGATTCTAAATCACCTGGAGCAAGAATTATCTGGAAAAACCTTAATCCTTATAACTCAAAGGCTTAAACAAACCCAACGGATGGACCATATTTTTGTCTTTGATCATGGCAGCTTAGTGGATCATGGTAGTTTCCAAGAATTGATTGAAAAACCAGGATTATTTTCTCAATTGTATGCAATTGAAAATAAAAACGACTTTTGA
- a CDS encoding DUF2905 domain-containing protein → MSIAKLIILLGCVLIILGLFWNNFLKIFSWFGNLPGDIKWENEQSKFYFPLVSMLLISLLLNLILYIYRILAK, encoded by the coding sequence ATGTCAATCGCTAAACTAATCATTCTGCTTGGTTGTGTGCTTATAATCTTGGGCCTTTTTTGGAATAATTTTCTAAAAATATTTAGTTGGTTTGGGAATCTACCCGGAGATATTAAATGGGAAAATGAGCAGTCAAAATTTTATTTTCCTTTAGTAAGCATGTTACTCATTAGTTTGCTTCTAAATTTGATTCTTTATATTTATAGAATTTTAGCCAAATAG
- the fbp gene encoding class 1 fructose-bisphosphatase produces the protein MSRRITLDEFIVQNQALQDSASGEFTGLLRHIGIAAKIVNRVVNKAGLMDILGEDGNLNSSGDTVQKLDIYANDLMIEYLRNSGLCAGVASEELDEFISFTTNSNHRNKYIVVIDPLDGSSNIDVNISVGTIFGIYKRLTAEDQALELDDFLQKGTEQVAAGYILYGTSTMLIYTSGYGVNGFTYDRGIGEFCLSHKNMRIPESGNNYSINQGYYRQFNSGIQQFLNQCADHNMMLRYIGSMVADVHRTICLGGVFLYPQTIKNPQGKLRMLYECSPISFVVEQAGGMSVDESGKRIMDTSITSLHQRSSIIIGSVDNVKEVLKFI, from the coding sequence ATGAGTAGAAGGATTACTTTAGATGAATTTATTGTCCAGAATCAGGCGCTACAGGATAGTGCATCTGGTGAGTTTACAGGTTTATTGAGACATATTGGTATTGCAGCTAAAATTGTCAATAGGGTAGTGAATAAGGCCGGCTTGATGGATATTTTAGGGGAAGATGGTAATTTAAATTCTAGTGGAGATACGGTCCAAAAACTGGATATTTATGCAAACGATTTAATGATTGAATATTTACGGAATTCAGGACTCTGTGCAGGGGTTGCATCGGAAGAATTGGATGAATTTATTTCATTTACTACGAATTCAAATCATAGAAATAAATATATTGTTGTTATTGATCCGTTGGATGGATCTTCTAATATTGATGTGAACATAAGTGTAGGTACAATATTTGGTATTTACAAAAGATTAACGGCAGAGGATCAAGCCTTGGAGTTGGATGATTTTTTGCAAAAAGGAACGGAGCAAGTAGCTGCTGGATATATACTTTACGGTACTTCAACAATGCTAATTTATACTTCAGGATATGGGGTCAATGGCTTTACATACGATCGTGGTATTGGAGAATTTTGTTTAAGCCATAAGAATATGCGAATTCCTGAATCTGGAAACAACTATTCCATAAATCAAGGTTATTATCGCCAGTTTAATTCCGGGATTCAGCAATTTTTAAATCAATGTGCAGATCACAATATGATGTTGAGATATATCGGCTCTATGGTAGCGGATGTGCATAGAACCATTTGTTTAGGAGGGGTTTTTCTTTATCCACAAACTATTAAAAATCCTCAAGGCAAACTGCGGATGCTATATGAATGTAGTCCTATAAGTTTTGTAGTGGAACAAGCGGGCGGAATGAGTGTTGATGAATCGGGTAAAAGAATTATGGATACTTCAATCACTTCGCTTCATCAAAGATCTTCCATTATTATCGGTTCTGTTGATAATGTAAAGGAAGTTTTAAAATTTATTTAG
- a CDS encoding nucleotidyltransferase, producing the protein MTVKKPSLLVLAAGMGSRYGGLKQLDSFGPNGETIIDYSIFDAIEVGFEKIVFVIRKSFAIDFINRMENRWSDKIEMDFVYQELDILPMGFSCPVQRTKPWGTGHAVWVAKEAINGPFGVINADDFYGRDAMHVLYNYLNQENNYAVVAYSLQNTLSDYGAVNRGVCEINQQGYLSKVIECKNIIRDEVIYYLQDEAKHILRPDTLVSMNMWGFQNSYFNWAEHFFIEFLRKHQNTENSEFYIPELIQFQIDHNNLKVNVLHSNSNWIGVTYKEDKEMVAIAFNKLIEAGKYPFKL; encoded by the coding sequence ATGACTGTTAAAAAGCCTAGCCTTTTAGTATTAGCTGCCGGCATGGGGAGCCGTTACGGTGGACTTAAACAACTTGACTCTTTTGGACCTAATGGGGAAACGATTATAGATTATTCAATTTTTGATGCAATTGAAGTCGGATTTGAAAAGATCGTTTTCGTAATTAGAAAATCTTTTGCAATCGATTTTATAAACCGAATGGAAAATCGATGGAGCGATAAAATAGAGATGGATTTTGTATATCAAGAATTAGATATACTTCCTATGGGTTTTAGCTGTCCTGTCCAACGAACTAAACCTTGGGGAACCGGCCATGCAGTTTGGGTGGCGAAAGAAGCAATAAATGGTCCCTTTGGTGTGATTAATGCTGACGACTTTTATGGCAGAGATGCGATGCATGTTCTTTATAATTATTTGAATCAAGAAAATAATTACGCCGTTGTAGCTTATTCTCTACAAAACACATTGTCAGATTATGGCGCAGTTAATAGAGGAGTTTGTGAAATAAATCAACAAGGATATTTGTCCAAGGTTATAGAATGTAAAAATATAATTCGGGATGAAGTGATTTATTATTTACAAGATGAAGCTAAGCATATTTTACGGCCAGACACATTGGTCTCGATGAATATGTGGGGCTTTCAGAATTCTTATTTTAATTGGGCAGAACACTTTTTTATCGAATTTCTTAGAAAACATCAAAATACTGAAAATTCAGAATTTTATATTCCAGAATTAATTCAGTTTCAAATTGATCATAATAACCTAAAAGTGAATGTTTTACATTCAAATTCTAACTGGATTGGCGTAACTTATAAGGAAGATAAAGAAATGGTTGCAATAGCATTTAACAAATTAATTGAAGCTGGGAAGTATCCTTTTAAACTATGA